The Mucilaginibacter sp. PAMB04168 genome contains the following window.
CCTAGTGAATCATCACGGCGGCCCACATTCGTTTCGCCACGGCGGAAACGCATATAGCGCAGCACCACATCATGGGTGTTTATCCAAACCGACTCACCAGCTACGCAGATACCACTGCCCGGGGCCGACTGGCCTTCGATAGTAATATATGGTGCCCGGATGATTAAAGGACTTTTAATGCGGATGATGCCTGATACGTTAAAAACGATTATACGTGCACCACCCTGCTCACATGCCCAGCGCAAAGTGCCGGGGCCGCTATCGGCCAGGCTGGTTACCACATATACCTTGCCACCACGACCGCCAAATGAGTGCGCACCGCCACCTTCTGCTCCTGGGAAAGCCAGTAGATCTGCCTGCGGTAAATCATTTGGACGCGCAGCCCATGGAATATAAGGTTTGCCATGGCGCATATCATAATCAACAGCTGTGTAAGCAATCTTCCAGGCCGAGTCTGACTTGCGTGTTGCCTCCTTCATCATGGCATTGCTGGCGGCGGCAACATCGGCCGGAATTTGAGGGTATTGGGCCATCACTGGTTTGGCAAAAAATGCAGCCGAACACAGTGACAGCAGGAAAAAGCTTTTTCTCATTATATAGCGGTTTAAATAAGTACTTAATCGTGTTTCTAATTAATACAGCCTAAAGCGGACTACCAATTAAAACAAATTACAAATACAGTAAAGGAAACTTAGGTAATTCTTGGTTTCTAAAATTTAACTATTTCAAATATGCAATGTACGGCTTGGCATTTTATATAAAATCTTAACAAACTCTTATAACATATTAGCATAACCACCTCTCAAGTGTTTAAAGGCTAATGATAGCAAAGTTGTTACAAAGGCACATAAATGAGTGTTAAGTCAAATTTAAGCACCTTTTTACAAACCACTACCGTCTGTTAATATCATACAATACTATAATAAAAAAGGGAAGTACATGTACTTCCCTTTTTTATTATAGTAGCCCAACTATTGAAGCGGATCGAAATTACCACCCCAACCCTTATTTTGCTGTATTTTAGGATTATTAGTCATTGTAGCCTGGGGTATCCCGAAGAAATAGTATTCATCTTTCCAGGCAATGGTGTATCCATTATCCAGGTTTTTTGGAAGAATAGTAAAGAATGCATACGCCTGATCATTTGTCAATGCATCGCGACCTACGTAAGGTGATGTTGAAAGGCTTGCAGGTGCTCCGGCATTCAGGTTGATTTGTCTACCTGTACGTACTTTACCGTTTAATACCGATGCAAATAATTTGCGGCGGCGTAAATCCCAGAAGCGTTTACCTTCAAAAGCAAATTCAATCTGGCGCTCATACATCACAGCATTAATAAGTGCAGCTCCACTTAAACCTGCTGATAAACCGTATAAATTATCCGCCCCTTTTTCAATACCAGCCCTTGCACGTACCAAAATCAAGTTGTCATAAGCTTCTTGAGGGCGGTTAGTCGCAGCGGCCGCCTCCGCAAGATTTAATAATACTTCTGCATAACGTATCTCCATCCAGTCGGTTCCAACAAACTGCACGTTACTTTGCAGTACACTTGGATCAACCGCCTTGCGGCAATAAAAACCTGTTGTACTGGCTGTGCCTGGTTCAACAGTTTTGTTGCTAACAAAATAAGTCCATAAACGGTAGTTTTGATTTCCTATGAGTGGCCACACGGCGCCATTGTAGGCTATAGTTGCATTGAAGCGCGGATCACGGTTCTGATAAAAATTCTGATCGTTGTAAGTGTACTTTGTTGATGTGCCGGGTGCCTTACCGTCAAGCATTGGGTAGGCCTTTACCATTTCCCAGGTTGGCTGATAAGTACTGCTGCTACCTGTTCCCATATAAGCAGGACGGGCCTGATTATCATAGGTGTTCGGTTTGCGGGTTTCTGTTGTAAGATTATTATAACCGGTCACCATTACGGCTTCGGGATTGCTAACTTCTGAAAACCACATATTTTGGTAAGAAGTATTAAGTTTCCAATCGGTGCCTAAAAGTGTTACCGCTTGCTTGCAGGTATTATAAGCTGATTCCCACCTTTCAGGGATGCTTGCTGGTGCATTTGGATCACTCACACCTTCGGTAACAAATTGCGGACTAGCCCAGGTAATTAATACACGCCCTTTAAACGCTGCTGCTGCGCCAGCAGTAAAACGTCCCCAATCAGCAGATGATGCCCATTTTTTTGGCAGGTACTTAATCGCGGTATCTAAATCGGCAGTTATTTGCTTAATACAATCTGAAGTTTTGCTACGGGGAACCAACGCGGCCTCTTTGGCTTCATCGCCAACTGCCTCTAAAGGCGTTAACACCAACGGTACACCGCCATAAAGGCGAACCAGGTCAAAATATCTGAAAGCGCGCAAAAACAACGCCTGAGATATTAAACGATTTTTAGTACCTGCTGGCAGCGAGCCTGCTTTAACATCTCTGATGAATGTGTTGATAAAACGTATCTTTCCATAATTATTGGTTACGTTTACACCGGTTGCAATATCACCCACTTCAGAAACACCTAAAGTTCCTCTAAAAAACTTCACATCTGCATATCCTTCATCAGAAATACCTGTGGGGTTTGAGATAGCGCTACTGGGGCTAATGCCTGCCCAGCCTGGTAAATTCTGCTCGTAAATATAATTAAGATTTAATACCGCTAATGTTGAGTCATTAAATATCTGACTGGCCACTGAGTAGTTTTCGTCAACATTATCTAATGCTTTCTTACAACTTGTAAGCAGCATTGGCACACATAAAGCCGCTATTATTACTGTATATAATTTTTTCATTTTGTTACTGATTAAAAACCAACATTTAAACCAAACGATATCGATTTTAAGTTTGGATATACGTTATACGGCGAGGCATTATCCCGGTAGGTGAACGGGTTGTAGAAGTTTAAAGGATTGGTTGCTACTGCAAATGCACGCAAGCTGCCAATTCCCATCTTCTTGGTTAAAGATGCCGGGAAAGCATAACCTAAATTAACGTTTGATACTCTGAAAGTATAGGAACTAACAAACCAGAAGTCTGATGGAAGATCATAAGTATCTTTGTAGTATGGACTTGGGTATTTTGCGTTAGGATTTTCAGGTGTCCAGTGATCTGACCAAAACTCCGGACGATTAATGGTAGCAGTTGCCTGTTTACGTGCATCGCCTTCAATTGCACCCTGCCCACCAAAGCTCATACCCATAGTTACCGCCAACGTTATACCTTTATAACCAGCGCCAAAGTTTAAACCAAGGCTATAGTGATTGTCAGCTTTGTTAGTGAGGTAATCCATGTCCTCATCATTAATCTTACCATCAGGAGCGGTATAGCGGCCTGAAGCATCCATCGGGCCCCTAACGTCTTGGTAGTATAACATACCTGCCATTGGCTTTTGACCTTTAATAGTGTAACCAGGATGAGCTACAACATAGGCATCAGCCTCCGCCTGTGACCTGAACATGCCCAAAGTATGGTAAGCCAGCGTTCCTTTATCGCTTGAAAAACCATTAGCTTCAAGATAGGTACCAACATTGCCCAGTGGTTGGTCAACAATTAAATTCCTGTCATCACTCCATGCAAAGAATGGACTAAAGTTATAAGTGAAATCTTTACCTATTCTATCTCTCCATCCCAGTGATATTTCGTAACCAAAAGTATTAACTGAAGCAAAGTTTTCTGTCGGTGGAGCTGTTCCAATAGTTGCAGGTACCGAAGAAGTTAATGCCGAAAGCATATTATATCTGTGCGAAAAGTACCCATCAGCTGTTAACGACAATCTGTTGCTGAAAAGTTGTGCATCAATACCAAAGTTTGTAGTCAAATTACTATCCCAAGTAGTATTTGCATTTGCAATAACAACGTTAGGTGCGTAAGTTAAACCTCGGTCATTGTTACCGCCAAACACGGCCGCTTTTGAGGTTTCGAGTTTGTAGTTTTCCTGATATAAGAAAGGTTTGGAACTATCGTTACCCAATAAACCAACTGACCCTCTAACTTTCAGGAAGTCGACAAATTTTACTTTATTTTTAAAGAACCCTTCTTCAGATATTACCCATCCTAATGAGCCTGACGGGAAGAAACCATATTGTTTACCAGGCGCAAAATTATTGTTAGCATCTGTACGTAAAGATACTTCTACCAGGTATTTGCTGTCATAAGCATAGTTTACACGAGTGGCATATGCAAGGCGTCCAAAATTCTTAATCTGCCCATTGGCTTGGTCGGTCGCTTGTGCACCGGTTGCAAAGTTCATATTATCGAAACCACCAACTAAAGTGCCTTCACGTAATGCCACCAATGTTTCACCGTGTGTATCGCGCTGTTCAAATAATGCAATTGCTGAGATATCATGTTTACCGAATTTATTGGCATAGTTTAAGATCCCATTAAACTGATACACATCTAAAAAGCCCGGGTTAAATCTTACGATATCGCCATTTTTGGCAGACACAACATTTACAAGGTTACCACCAACAATATGCTTGTTGTCACCTGTTCCCTCAAAATTGTACAGGTTATAGCGTGTACCGTATTGTTTGCTAAAATCATTATTGATGTTACGGTTATAGCTCAAACTGGCTTTTAACCCCTTAACAAACGGAACCTCATAGTCAGCATTCAACTGCACGTTCAGCATCGTACTTCTTTGCAACGTGTAGTTATCTAAACGTTGTACTTCAAAAAAGTGAGCTCCTTCTGTTGAACCTGTATTGGTAGCCTGCAATACAGGCAAACCATTATAGTACATAGGCCTGAATTGCGGGATAGCTAACAATGAGATAAAATCGTTATTCAAACTTTCAGAGCCTTGCTTAAAATAATACCTTTTATTATTACCAAATGCACCACTTACCGATGCGGCTACTTTTAAACCATTTGCTACCCTTACATCAGCACTCGATCTGAACGTTAGCTTATCCGTACTTACACCTGCAAAATTTGAGTTCTGTTTGGTATAAGTTGTTCCTGCAAAATAGGTTGCCTTATCACTGCCACCACTAACATTTACTGCATGGCGCATAATGTATGATGATTGCCACGCTTCTTTAATATGATCGTAATTATTTTTGGAGAAATAATCAAGCTCATCAGGCGTGTAATAGCCGGTTATGCGGGTTGTAACGCCAGTGGTAGGATTGGTATAATCGCCGTTAGGCTTTATTAAAAAGTTGTTTTGAACCTGCAATACATCGTTCAGGTAGGTTGCCTGCTGTAATCCATTCATCATTGTGGGCAGCATCGTTGCATCGGTTATACCGTACGAACCACTGTAGCTGATTTTAGGAGCACCGGCTTTGCCTCGTTTTGTTTTTACGATTACAACACCGTTAGCACCCAAAATACCGTATATGGCTGCAGCTGCATCTTTCAGGATAGTTACACTTTCAACCTCACTAGCATCCAGCAGGTTAAAATCATTTAACGTACGCTGAACATCATCAATAATATACAGCGGATCTGTCGCACCGTCTTTAGCAAAAAACTTAGGGTTACGAATGGTAATGCTGGCATTATTACCCGGACGATCAACGCCACCTGATATGCTAACATTTGGTAGTTGGCCACGTAAAGTAGC
Protein-coding sequences here:
- a CDS encoding RagB/SusD family nutrient uptake outer membrane protein, which encodes MKKLYTVIIAALCVPMLLTSCKKALDNVDENYSVASQIFNDSTLAVLNLNYIYEQNLPGWAGISPSSAISNPTGISDEGYADVKFFRGTLGVSEVGDIATGVNVTNNYGKIRFINTFIRDVKAGSLPAGTKNRLISQALFLRAFRYFDLVRLYGGVPLVLTPLEAVGDEAKEAALVPRSKTSDCIKQITADLDTAIKYLPKKWASSADWGRFTAGAAAAFKGRVLITWASPQFVTEGVSDPNAPASIPERWESAYNTCKQAVTLLGTDWKLNTSYQNMWFSEVSNPEAVMVTGYNNLTTETRKPNTYDNQARPAYMGTGSSSTYQPTWEMVKAYPMLDGKAPGTSTKYTYNDQNFYQNRDPRFNATIAYNGAVWPLIGNQNYRLWTYFVSNKTVEPGTASTTGFYCRKAVDPSVLQSNVQFVGTDWMEIRYAEVLLNLAEAAAATNRPQEAYDNLILVRARAGIEKGADNLYGLSAGLSGAALINAVMYERQIEFAFEGKRFWDLRRRKLFASVLNGKVRTGRQINLNAGAPASLSTSPYVGRDALTNDQAYAFFTILPKNLDNGYTIAWKDEYYFFGIPQATMTNNPKIQQNKGWGGNFDPLQ
- a CDS encoding SusC/RagA family TonB-linked outer membrane protein, with protein sequence MKKFLLFLLLSVFTGTVFAQTRTITGSVVSSDKNEPLVGVTIQVKGNTTAAQTDVNGKYSLKVTNQQNVVLTVKYVGYAYQEHTLRVGENNLDVKLVPSAATNLEDVVVVGYGTQRKASLTGAVAQINMKAVEDIPSTNLAATLRGQLPNVSISGGVDRPGNNASITIRNPKFFAKDGATDPLYIIDDVQRTLNDFNLLDASEVESVTILKDAAAAIYGILGANGVVIVKTKRGKAGAPKISYSGSYGITDATMLPTMMNGLQQATYLNDVLQVQNNFLIKPNGDYTNPTTGVTTRITGYYTPDELDYFSKNNYDHIKEAWQSSYIMRHAVNVSGGSDKATYFAGTTYTKQNSNFAGVSTDKLTFRSSADVRVANGLKVAASVSGAFGNNKRYYFKQGSESLNNDFISLLAIPQFRPMYYNGLPVLQATNTGSTEGAHFFEVQRLDNYTLQRSTMLNVQLNADYEVPFVKGLKASLSYNRNINNDFSKQYGTRYNLYNFEGTGDNKHIVGGNLVNVVSAKNGDIVRFNPGFLDVYQFNGILNYANKFGKHDISAIALFEQRDTHGETLVALREGTLVGGFDNMNFATGAQATDQANGQIKNFGRLAYATRVNYAYDSKYLVEVSLRTDANNNFAPGKQYGFFPSGSLGWVISEEGFFKNKVKFVDFLKVRGSVGLLGNDSSKPFLYQENYKLETSKAAVFGGNNDRGLTYAPNVVIANANTTWDSNLTTNFGIDAQLFSNRLSLTADGYFSHRYNMLSALTSSVPATIGTAPPTENFASVNTFGYEISLGWRDRIGKDFTYNFSPFFAWSDDRNLIVDQPLGNVGTYLEANGFSSDKGTLAYHTLGMFRSQAEADAYVVAHPGYTIKGQKPMAGMLYYQDVRGPMDASGRYTAPDGKINDEDMDYLTNKADNHYSLGLNFGAGYKGITLAVTMGMSFGGQGAIEGDARKQATATINRPEFWSDHWTPENPNAKYPSPYYKDTYDLPSDFWFVSSYTFRVSNVNLGYAFPASLTKKMGIGSLRAFAVATNPLNFYNPFTYRDNASPYNVYPNLKSISFGLNVGF